One Ahaetulla prasina isolate Xishuangbanna chromosome 17, ASM2864084v1, whole genome shotgun sequence genomic window carries:
- the LOC131186500 gene encoding transforming growth factor beta-2 proprotein-like, with amino-acid sequence MFFFFFSALLMASWTFGPHVTDSAFSMCQNLDLEAARARRVAAIRGQILSKLQLEAPPKEERVPHPLPPEVMLLYNSTREPVRQLAACERRRAALREDEEYYAKEIWRVEMLTSGHADNSIPGPLSTPFFRFLHFGVSAAHPNFSNLIQAELRIYKVPNPGSHATEQHVELSQVRPTREPSAQTQRYLGSRILLPKHRAEWVSFDVTDSVRRWLRSRGKKLSFKLELHCSCCGSIPAWNTVNSQHTEPLETLFAGLDDNLIKEAWKGFTHKAPHLILSLLPPNQLDPTPKGRHRRAANTPSCPRNSDKDCCLHPLYIDFRKDLKWKWIHQPKGYKANFCAGSCQYSQTTNMRHNMVLPLYSKLNPEGSAAPCCVARKLEPLTILYYVGRQPKVQQLSNMVVKSCRCR; translated from the exons atgttcttcttcttcttctctgcccTGCTGATGGCCTCATGGACCTTTGGCCCGCACGTTACTGACTCCGCATTTTCCATGTGCCAGAATTTGGATCTTGAAGCTGCGCGGGCCAGAAGGGTTGCGGCCATCCGGGGCCAGATTCTCAGCAAGCTGCAGCTGGAGGCGCCCCCCAAGGAAGAAAGGGTCCCCCATCCGTTGCCCCCCGAAGTGATGCTCCTTTACAACAGCACGCGGGAGCCGGTGAGGCAGCTGGCCGCCTGCGAGAGACGACGCGCGGCTCTGCGCGAAGACGAGGAATATTACGCCAAAGAAATCTGGAGGGTGGAGATGTTGACGTCCGGGCATGCTGAca ATTCCATCCCCGGCCCCTTGTCCACTCCCTTCTTCCGATTCCTGCACTtcggggtctctgctgcgcacccCAACTTCAGCAACCTCATCCAGGCTGAGCTGAGGATCTACAAGGTCCCGAATCCTGGATCCCACGCCACCGAGCAGCATGTGGAACTCTCTCAG GTGAGACCAACAAGGGAGCCTTCTGCCCAGACCCAGCGTTACTTGGGAAGCCGAATTTTACTGCCCAAGCATCGGGCCGAATGGGTGTCGTTTGATGTCACCGACAGCGTCCGTCGGTGGCTGAGGAGCAGAG GCAAGAAGCTCAGCTTCAAACTCGAACTGCATTGTTCCTGTTGCGGTTCCATCCCGGCCTGGAATACAGTTAACTCCCAGCACACTGAGCCTCTGGAAACTCTCTTTGCAG GTCTGGATGACAACCTCATCAAGGAAGCGTGGAAAGGCTTCACACACAAAGCCCCACACCTGATCCTCTCCTTGCTGCCCCCAAACCAGCTGGACCCTACCCCGAAGGGTCGGCATCGCCGGGCGGCTAACACCCCCAGCTGCCCCAG GAATTCGGATAAAGATTGCTGCCTTCACCCGCTATATATAGATTTTCGGAAGGATCTGAAGTGGAAGTGGATCCATCAGCCCAAAGGATACAAAGCAAATTTCTGCGCTGGCAGCTGCCAATATAGCCAAACCACCAATATGCGCCATAACATG GTGCTTCCCCTATACAGTAAACTGAACCCCGAAGGCTCGGCTGCTCCTTGTTGCGTGGCCCGCAAATTGGAACCTTTGACCATCCTGTATTACGTCGGCCGCCAGCCCAAAGTCCAGCAGCTGAGCAACATGGTTGTGAAATCCTGTCGTTGCCGTTAA